Below is a window of Sulfitobacter sp. SK012 DNA.
CCGCCGCTTTTAGATCCCAACCAGGGCAAAAGAACTTTTCCCCAGCACCTGTTACGATCGCCACACGCAATTCTGGATCATCTCGAAAATCGGCAAAAACCTTGCCCATTATCCGCGACGTCGCCAAATCAATCGCATTGGCTTTGGGCCGGTCCAGCGTCACCTCCAGAATGGCACCTTCGCGGCGGGTCTCAATCGGGTCCATGGGGTCTCCTTTTGGGTCAGGCTGAACGGATCAACGCGTCTACTGCGACTGAATTCGTGGCCGTGCAAATTAACGGGTTAATCTCAACTTCGCTGATCACATCACAATGCGCAATCACAAGCGCCTGCACCGCCATGACCGAAGCGATAACACTGGGTAGATCTGCGGGCATCTTGCCGCGATACCCATCCAGCAGCGGCCATATGCGCAAGCGCCTTAACGCGGCTTCAACCGATGCGGCAGTGGCAGGGATCAATAGCGACTGTGTGTCCTGCCAAAGCTCGGTCAGCACACCTCCGGCCCCGACAGTCAGTACAAATCCATGTGCGGGATCACGCGTTACGCCAACCAAAACCTCGGCGACGCCGCCTTGCACCATCTCTTCAATCAGCAACGTACCAGTGGGCATCTTGGCCGCCGCGGTTTCGATCTGGTCCTGGCGCAGGCCCAAAACAACACCGCCCGCATCTGATTTATGCGCCATCCCCATCGCCTTAAGGACCAAAGGCTCCGACAATTCCTTCGCCTTATTTGCAGCATCCTGCGCCGTCACAGCGGTCGCCCCCCGCGGGACCTGCATGCCGTATTGCGCCAGCAGTTTTTTTGCCTCTGCCTCACTCAGCAAATCTGGAATCCTTTCGACACCCGGTTGCAAGGGAGGTTCTTGGGTCGGCTCACCCAGATGGGCAGCGATTTCAGCCGCGGAAATGGCTTCCGTCAAACCATTCATCGGGATCACCCCGCCAACCATCAATTCTGCAGCCACATCTGCAGGCATCAACTCGGGCAATGTTGCCACCATCGCAACAGGTCGGCCGGTCCGCCGCCTGACCTCAAGTGCCGCTTGCGTGGCACAGACCCAGTCGGCTGCGTCTGTATGGGGATAATCCACAATGATCAGGGTCAAACCGATATGCGCGGCTGCCATCGCAGCCCATGCATCCGCCATTCTTTGCGCATCTCGCCAAATATAAGTGTTGTAATCCAGCGGGTTGGCCAAGGCGACCATTGGACCTAATGCATCAGCCAAAGCATCCCGTTGCCCCTGCATCAGTGGCGGAAATGACAGCGCACGCCCTTCAACCGTGTCAGCAGCAAGGCTCGCTTCACCCCCAGAGCAACTGATCGAAGAAAGCGTCGACGCATCTAGTGGACCACAGCAATGCAGTAACTTGAGCGTCTCAACGAAAGTCGGCAAATCCAGAACACGACCAATCCCCAGATGCGTCAGCAGTGCCGCCGCTCCCGCATCGCTGCCCGCCATAGACGCCGTATGCGAAACGGTCGCGACCTGCGCTTGAGTTGATTTTCCGACCTTTAGCGCGATCAGCGGCACAGCTTTGGCCTGCGCCTTCAAAGCGACCTCATGCCATTCTGCCGTATCTGCGAAGCCTTCAATATGTAGCCCGATCGCTGTAACGTGGGCATCATCCAACAGGTCCAGCGCGATTTGCGCCTGTGTTGTCTGGGCCATGTTCCCGCAAGCAATCATATAGGCAATCGGCAAACCGCGCTGCTGCATTGTCAGGTTGATCGCTATGTTAGACGACTGCGTCAGGATCGCCACGCCGCGCTCCACGCGTTGGCATCCATGCTGATCGGGCCACAACAAAGCCCCCTCGAGCGCATTGATAAACCCGTAACAATTGGGCCCAAGAACGGGCATCTCACCTGCGGCGGCAACCAATTGCGCTTGCAGATCCACGCCACTGCTTTCTTCTGCGGCAGCTTCCGAAAACCCAGACGCGAAACATACCGCCCCCCCGGCACCCATCTCGGCAAGTTCTGCAACGACGTTTACAGTCGCATGCCGGTTTACCCCGATAAAAACGGCGTCGGGCACAAGGGGCAGATCCGCCAGGCTTTGGACTGCGGTGATCCCTTCAATCTCAATTCCGCGCGGATGAACCGCGTGTATTGACCCTTCATATCCCATCCGCTGGGACTGCAAGATGATCTGCGCGCACCACGCTCCTCCTCCAATCACACAGATCGAAGAAGGCCGTATCAGCC
It encodes the following:
- a CDS encoding acetate--CoA ligase family protein, with protein sequence MARDFFRLIRPSSICVIGGGAWCAQIILQSQRMGYEGSIHAVHPRGIEIEGITAVQSLADLPLVPDAVFIGVNRHATVNVVAELAEMGAGGAVCFASGFSEAAAEESSGVDLQAQLVAAAGEMPVLGPNCYGFINALEGALLWPDQHGCQRVERGVAILTQSSNIAINLTMQQRGLPIAYMIACGNMAQTTQAQIALDLLDDAHVTAIGLHIEGFADTAEWHEVALKAQAKAVPLIALKVGKSTQAQVATVSHTASMAGSDAGAAALLTHLGIGRVLDLPTFVETLKLLHCCGPLDASTLSSISCSGGEASLAADTVEGRALSFPPLMQGQRDALADALGPMVALANPLDYNTYIWRDAQRMADAWAAMAAAHIGLTLIIVDYPHTDAADWVCATQAALEVRRRTGRPVAMVATLPELMPADVAAELMVGGVIPMNGLTEAISAAEIAAHLGEPTQEPPLQPGVERIPDLLSEAEAKKLLAQYGMQVPRGATAVTAQDAANKAKELSEPLVLKAMGMAHKSDAGGVVLGLRQDQIETAAAKMPTGTLLIEEMVQGGVAEVLVGVTRDPAHGFVLTVGAGGVLTELWQDTQSLLIPATAASVEAALRRLRIWPLLDGYRGKMPADLPSVIASVMAVQALVIAHCDVISEVEINPLICTATNSVAVDALIRSA